A single genomic interval of Anolis carolinensis isolate JA03-04 chromosome X, rAnoCar3.1.pri, whole genome shotgun sequence harbors:
- the LOC103279961 gene encoding tRNA (32-2'-O)-methyltransferase regulator THADA isoform X1, with translation MAKEDPEAGSVLFRVLSEAEGRQGAGESALLVLEQLRMFAGGSVKRCKERNLDKAFQILAGTSKGMWELDGDTVLSLARCVVACQIEATGSSSTFCRLEKIVTKLAEGNESLVSKQVSEFMDYFSKDNEPLSRQTLQTVCIFIEESTMGRRYWTNKFMPVLRCIAATFDAILKDPSARNEEWQHLTVKICLQLFKWMPKEVSRLAWDGTDNTGVLQSILGSLLQIMVGKSAGKDTRLLVGIAVSMLVNTAPKPTQGARAVLSLYRLLDRGGGSIIHEAEGTMDNYEGECRFGMLSVVPSDWNPDGLETLVLTRGLLSCCKKEILSCRLDGPKQACLLLDVLFPVVLALMEEPMDHHYYCFQVFSLWLQSFRESLDEIWKAKGDRVLADTSSLLQRLVQLLWNNAESPVEGISESVRCSFQLLLESYSLECDHFEAQERPFYEELLQRTILMPWQARARYFALVSVLPYLGPEKVLDLYKDLPGHLLSCLSTNHLCPVAAEVYKSILQLQRKAWTEGQGHVSEEELSRKWARPWLPTLSAALMSSNAFLQNHASSHLLGCTLRLFPASSALLAESFCGGHASQLRAWVALVNAQKAVAGALPADAATLERLDSCLCSEEENIRLAALSLLCATPRTNQALTGTEIRLLKEFLLLNLNCDSSAFRQLLQASMKKALVRMRDSSLAILRDKASNKMSQSNLEVSKQPGEHRDASLIQAVDFVEWLMQLCLSSVTPGSNYQRRKTSLLLLAAVMETCTDTWSPERKKGQPPRDMAMLLNWARSKGRWDYFCQANTLMLLSCLQDGTNEIRELASELFVCYFPPAFPTSLAAAALFQRAQEAISSPRVQEAESGAVLMKTILQKLDVSALRQLFPTAEEELAEQGRCLCFLEHLFAVLQDHFAVARQNLLKAACTTPIHGVVLALRRCLLEVPEVLDSMRRLQVAPRWQTFLSGLVTTAKDINSFLLGVLQGKQSSSIDQSASAPSFADMGNAIGSLIQLGKEWGSLEALEEDSVLLSEEHSLILTCCWVSVKEIGLLLGGLAEKVLPLAPPGNGRQLLPLRVVHLAAEIFQDTLLKCRHWGAVEGCSMGFTKFCTALLRHPDQKLQAIPETMQTQGLTLLKNPKSRSITRRAAGFPMLFLCIVAGEDPTKSRPLLASCVKTLLALAAEPLPCNWDQTVDLPQVSAVHVLQTLARGSGLGTALHKYIAPMMTLLLKALGSPSWAMRNAAIQLFGSLTVRLLGQKRTREDSASQEGLSSEALFSSYPQLRNILLGELTSAASEGTQRGKLCLYPSLYAILTFLAKLQPSADVPNSGSICFLEPLTQLSGNPIYAVREMSARALLPLVPLRDYGKVLLQLSSHLPQPEDAQSHNALHGRLLQIQALLKRALRVNCLPSDALLTIACRMEDRLWLLTSLQRCPSVRTAYLQVVSLLMGNCSQSFAQRVWKIVSSELADSPFQEKGGNSPVQVGLAAFYQDGAHFLCQEAARLGCPKRVGQLCGFLRRGSVDVQVAILRWVNEQEERTGLDLGKGLQLTLLENLEEVLKGEADCVLLKLYLEAFVHLHGEPTFQNRPFPHKTLGAGYKKCMEILLSMVESDRLSPELLSQALCVLAFLLTLSSEDHSIWERWAIVIEQCSKAVALEALRMAAAKSLKIAGGDLIRRAQLSSSSTLCSVALRLIDAGVALLQDGDHAVRHEAAVFASLLATPPQNSCVLLQANKALLSLLQLSLEKFGNEPETFAMLMHHLPTIPLSRALTELEAKGVVSLYKEDEPNVYAEPGILSQLLLPFLLQLHNRATNSPELQTAMYNWLKVAGPEIFSDLQRCRLWWHQDRDASLLLKALACPNVHIAASTLLARAALALCILDSAEERKVPGVDRIGLTSRELREEVLSVQEVLKAHGMVPAISATDSKRDT, from the exons ATGGCCAAGGAAGATCCAGAGGCAGGATCAGTCCTCTTTCGGGTCCTGTCCGAAGCAGAAGGCCGGCAAGGAGCCGGGGAGAGTGCCCTCCTCGTCCTGGAGCAGCTCCGGATGTTCGCAGG GGGCTCGGTGAAGAGATGCAAGGAGAGAAACCTGGATAAGGCGTTCCAGATCTTGGCCGGCACGAGCAAAGGAATGTGGGAACTGGACGGTGACACTGTACTCTCATTGGCTCGCTGCGTCGTGGCTTGCCAAATCGAGGCCACCGGCAGCTCCAGCACTTTCTGCCGACTTGAGAAG ATCGTGACAAAATTAGCGGAAGGAAACGAATCCTTGGTCTCCAAACAAGTGAGCGAGTTCATGGACTACTTCTCCAAAGACAACGAG cCGTTGTCGCGTCAAACTCTGCAGACAG TGTGCATCTTTATCGAGGAAAGCACCATGGGGCGACGGTACTGGACAAATAAGTTCATGCCGGTGTTGCGATGTATTGCCGCCACCTTTGATGCCATCCTGAAGGACCCAAGCGCCAGGAACGAGGAATGGCAGCACCTCACCGTCAAG ATCTGCCTGCAGCTGTTCAAGTGGATGCCAAAGGAGGTTTCAAGGCTTGCATGGGATGGGACGGACAACACCGGCGTCTTGCAAAGCATTCTGGGATCTCTGCTGCAAATCATGGTGGGAAAG TCCGCCGGCAAGGACACCCGTCTTCTGGTGGGCATTGCTGTGAGTATGCTGGTGAATACGGCGCCCAAGCCAACACAAGGCGCCAGAGCAGTTCTGAGCCTCTATCGCTTGCTGGATCGAGGTGGCGGTTCCATCATCCATGAGGCGGAGGGGACAATGGACAACTATGAAG GGGAATGCCGGTTCGGGATGCTCAGTGTGGTTCCTTCTGATTGGAATCCGGATGGTTTGGAGACGTTGGTGTTGACCCGGGGTTTGTTGTCCTGTTGCAAGAAGGAGATCCTGAGCTGCCGTCTGGACGGCCCCAAACAG GCTTGCCTCTTGCTGGATGTGCTTTTCCCAGTCGTTCTAGCCTTGATGGAAGAGCCAATGGATCACCACTACTACTGCTTTCAAG TTTTCTCTCTGTGGCTTCAAAGTTTCCGAGAAAGTCTGGATGAGATTTGGAAAGCGAAGGGCGACCGGGTGCTGGCCGACACTTCCAGCCTGCTCCAGAGACTGGTCCAGTTGCTCTGGAACAATGCAGAGAGCCCG GTCGAAGGGATATCGGAGTCCGTCCGCTGCTCCTTCCAACTGCTCTTGGAGAGCTACAGTCTGGAATGTGACCACTTTGAAGCCCAGGAGAGACCCTTCTATGAAGAACTGCTGCAGAGGACGATCCTAATGCCTTGGCAGGCTAGAGCCCGATATTTTGCCCTTGTCTCGGTTCTTCCCTACTTGGGCCCTGAAAAG GTTCTCGATCTCTACAAGGATCTCCCAGGGCACCTCTTGAGCTGCCTTTCGACCAACCACTTGTGCCCAGTTGCGGCGGAGGTGTACAAAAGCATCCTGCAGCTTCAGCGCAAAGCCTGGACGGAAGGCCAGGGCCACGTCTCGGAGGAGGAACTGTCTCGGAAGTGGGCTCGCCCTTGGCTGCCAACCCTGTCCGCCGCCTTGATGTCTTCCAACGCTTTCCTTCAGAACCATGCCTCCAGCCACCTCCTTGGCTGCACCTTGAGGCTCTTCCCTGCCTCTTCCGCTTTGCTGGCTGAAAGCTTTTGCGGCGGACATGCCTCTCAGCTCCGGGCCTGGGTGGCCTTGGTGAACGCTCAGAAAGCAGTCGCCGGGGCCTTGCCTGCAGACGCCGCCACCCTGGAGAGACTGGACTCGTGCCTCTGCTCTGAGGAAGAGAACATTCGCCTGGCCGCTCTGAGCCTGCTCTGTGCCACCCCCAGGACCAACCAGGCCCTGACCGGGACAGAAATCCGTCTCCTGAAGGAATTCTTGCTGCTCAACCTGAACTGCGATTCTTCCGCCTTCCGGCAGCTGCTCCAAGCATCTATGAAGAAGGCTTTGGTCAGGATGAGGGACAGCTCCCTTGCCATACTTCGGGATAAAGCCTCGAACAAGATGTCTCAAAGCAACCTGGAAGTCTCAAAGCAACCTGGAGAACACCGAGATGCTTCTCTGATACAAGCGGTAG ATTTCGTTGAGTGGCTGATGCAGCTCTGCCTGTCCTCTGTGACGCCAGGGTCCAACTACCAGCGAAGGAAAACCTCCCTCCTCTTGTTGGCAGCCGTGATGGAAACCTGTACAGACACATGGAGTCCAGAGCGGAAGAAGGGACAGCCTCCGC GCGATATGGCCATGCTCCTAAACTGGGCCAGAAGCAAGGGCCGCTGGGATTATTTTTGCCAAGCCAACACGCTGATGTTGCTGAGCTGTTTACAGGACGGTACAAATGAG ATCCGTGAGTTGGCATCCGAGCTGTTTGTCTGCTACTTCCCACCAGCGTTCCCGACATCCCTTGCCGCCGCCGCACTGTTTCAGCGGGCCCAAGAAGCCATCAGCAGCCCCCGGGTTCAGGAGGCAGAATCAGGGGCCGTGTTGATGAAAACCATCCTCCAAAA ACTAGACGTCTCGGCCTTGAGACAGCTATTCCCAACAGCCGAGGAGGAGTTGGCGGAGCAAGGCCGGTGCCTCTGTTTCCTTGAGCATCTTTTCGCGGTGCTACAGGACCATTTTGCCGTTGCTCGCCAGAACTTGTTGAAAGCCGCCTGCACCACACCAATCCATG GTGTGGTTTTGGCTCTGCGGCGATGTCTACTCGAGGTCCCAGAAGTGTTGGACTCTATGCGGAGGTTGCAGGTGGCACCGCGTTGGCAAACGTTCCTCAGTGGCTTGGTGACTACCGCCAAGGACATCAACAGCTTTCTCCTGGGCGTGTTACAAGGGAAGCAGTCATCAAGCATAGACCAATCAG CATCGGCACCTTCCTTTGCAGACATGGGCAATGCAATCGGGTCCCTCATCCAACTTGGGAAGGAGTGGGGATCGCTGGAGGCGCTGGAAGAAGATTCAGTCCTGCTTTCCGAGGAGCACAGTCTCATCCTCACCTGTTGCTGGGTCTCCGTGAAA GAAATTGGGCTGCTCTTGGGAGGACTCGCTGAGAAGGTTTTGCCTCTAGCGCCACCTGGAAACGGCAGGCAACTCCTGCCGCTTCGCGTGGTCCATCTGGCGGCCGAGATCTTCCAGGATACCTTGCTGAAGTGCCGTCACTGG GGCGCAGTGGAGGGCTGCAGCATGGGATTCACTAAATTCTGTACTGCTTTGCTCAGGCATCCAGACCAAAAACTGCAAGCTATCCCCGAAACAATGCAAACTCAG GGCTTGACGTTGTTAAAGAACCCCAAGAGCAGGTCCATTACTCGCAGGGCAGCTGGTTTCCCCATGCTCTTCCTCTGCATCGTGGCCGGAGAAGACCCCACCAAGTCGCGGCCTCTTTTGGCAAGTTGTGTGAAGACATTGCTGGCCTTGGCCGCTGAGCCTCTTCCCTGCAACTGGGACCAGACAGTGGACCTGCCTCAG GTCTCAGCGGTCCACGTCTTGCAGACGCTGGCTCGTGGTTCGGGCCTTGGAACAGCGCTCCACAAATACATTGCCCCCATGATGACGCTGCTCCTCAAGGCTCTGGGCTCTCCCAGCTGGGCCATGAGAAACGCAGCCATCCAGCTCTTTG GTTCCTTGACGGTTCGTCTTCTAGGTCAAAAGCGAACGCGGGAGGACAGCGCTAGCCAAGAAGGACTAAGCTCCGAAGCCCTTTTCAGCTCCTATCCTCAGCTGAGGAATATTCTGCTTGGAGAATTAACCTCAGCTGCATCCGAAGGGACCCAGAGAGGGAAACTGTGCTTATACCCCTCGCTCTATGCCATCCTTACCTTCCTGGCCAAACTGCAGCCGAGTGCAGACGTGCCAAACAG CGGTTCCATTTGCTTCCTGGAGCCTCTGACCCAGCTTTCCGGAAACCCCATTTACGCCGTGCGGGAAATGTCGGCCCGGGCCTTGCTGCCTCTAGTCCCTCTGCGGGACTATGGAAAGGTCCTCTTGCAACTGAGCTCCCATTTGCCGCAGCCCGAGGATGCGCAGTCTCATAACGCACTGCATGGACGTTTGCTGCAAATCCAGGCGCTGCTAAAGCGGGCTCTGCGAGTGAACTG TCTCCCTTCTGATGCCTTACTCACCATCGCCTGTCGGATGGAAGACCGTCTCTGGCTTCTCACCAGCCTGCAGCGATGTCCCTCGGTCCGCACGGCCTATCTCCAAGTCGTCTCCTTACTGATGGGAAACTGTTCCCAAAGTTTTGCCCAACGAGTCTGGAAGATTGTGAGTTCCGAATTGGCTGACTCTCCGTTCCAAGAAAAAGGCGGAAACTCTCCCGTTCAG GTGGGtttggctgccttctaccaagacGGTGCCCACTTCCTttgccaggaagcagccaggctgggATGTCCCAAAAGAGTCGGACAACTTTGCGGGTTCCTTCGAAGGGGGAGTGTTGACGTGCAAGTAGCCATCCTGAGGTGGGTGAATGAACAAGAGGAGAGAACAGGACTGGATCTCGGCAAAGGCCTGCAGCTAACACTACTG GAGAATCTCGAAGAGGTGCTGAAAGGCGAGGCTGACTGTGTGCTTCTGAAACTATACCTGGAGGCTTTTGTGCACCTCCACGGCGAGCCAACGTTCCAGAATCGTCCTTTTCCCCATAAAACGCTGGGTGCTGGGTACAAAAAATGCATGGAGATCCTGTTATCCATGGTGGAAAGTGACCGTCTCAGCCCAGAACTTCTGAGCCAGGCTCTGTGTGTCCTTGCTTTCCTCTTGACACTGAG TAGCGAGGATCATTCCATATGGGAACGATGGGCTATAGTAATCGAACAATGCAGCAAAGCCGTTGCGTTGGAAGCACTCAGAATGGCAGCAGCCAAATCGCTGAAAATAGCAGGCGGAGATCTGATTCGGAGAGCCCAACTATCCTCCAGTTCGACCCTTTGCAGCGTGGCTCTCCG TCTAATCGATGCTGGCGTGGCCCTTCTCCAAGATGGGGACCATGCCGTGAGGCACGAAGCCGCCGTCTTTGCCAGCCTCCTTGCGACACCACCTCAAAACAGTTGTGTTTTGCTGCAGGCGAACAAGGCCCTGCTTAGCCTGCTGCAGCTCTCGCTGGAAAAGTTTGGGAACGAGCCGGAAACTTTTGCGATGTTGATGCATCATCTGCCTACAATACCTCTCAGCAGGGCCTTAACTGAGCTCGAGGCCAAGGG GGTTGTTAGTCTCTACAAAGAGGATGAGCCAAACGTTTACGCCGAACCCGGGATCCTTTCCCAGCTGCTGTTGCCTTTCCTCCTCCAGCTCCACAACCGTGCAACTAACTCCCCAGAACTTCAGACGGCAATGTACAACTGGCTCAAAGTTGCCGGACCCGAGATCTTTTCCGACCTCCAGCGCTGTAGGTTGTGGTGGCACCAAG ATCGTGACGCTTCCTTGCTCCTGAAAGCCCTGGCTTGCCCAAACGTACACATCGCTGCCTCAACGCTGCTCGCCAGAGCCGCCCTTGCGCTCTGTATTTTGGACTCggcagaagaaaggaaagtgCCCGGCGTTGACCGGATCGGTTTAACTTCCCGAGAGCTGAGAGAGGAAGTTCTATCTGTGCAAGAAGTTCTCAAAGCACATGGAATGGTACCTGCCATTTCTGCAACAGACAGCAAAAGAGACACCTGA